One Cellulomonas sp. Y8 DNA segment encodes these proteins:
- a CDS encoding LCP family protein, with protein MGTDLRDGENAEIAGDVDGMRSDTTMLVHLSADRSRVDVVSIPRDSLVDIPSCTLEDGSTTDPQSDAMFNDAFHIGGGETQNLAAAAACTRRTFEQNSGLRTDESIVVKMDGVRDVIDALGGVPMDLPEAMDSPKAGLHVPAGPQTFDGTTALQFLRARTGTGNGLEMGSDLARIERQQQLVDALAAQVQGAGLLSDPTTLMPVLTSVTRSLSISEGLADVRDLAGLALTLRDVDPATLQPVTVPVAEAPQDRYRVVWTSQAQDLWDRLAADQPLTDAAGAPTAGATTTTGA; from the coding sequence ATGGGCACCGACCTCCGGGACGGCGAGAACGCCGAGATCGCCGGGGACGTCGACGGGATGCGCTCGGACACCACGATGCTCGTGCACCTGTCGGCCGACCGGAGCCGGGTGGACGTCGTCTCGATCCCGCGCGACTCCCTGGTCGACATCCCGTCCTGCACGCTCGAGGACGGCAGCACCACCGACCCGCAGTCGGACGCGATGTTCAACGACGCGTTCCACATCGGCGGGGGCGAGACCCAGAACCTCGCGGCCGCGGCGGCCTGCACCCGGCGGACCTTCGAGCAGAACAGCGGGCTGCGGACCGACGAGAGCATCGTCGTGAAGATGGACGGCGTCCGGGACGTCATCGACGCGCTCGGCGGCGTGCCCATGGACCTGCCGGAGGCGATGGACTCCCCCAAGGCCGGCCTGCACGTCCCCGCCGGGCCGCAGACCTTCGACGGCACCACCGCGCTGCAGTTCCTCCGCGCCCGCACCGGGACCGGCAACGGGCTCGAGATGGGCTCGGACCTGGCGCGCATCGAGCGGCAGCAGCAGCTCGTCGACGCGCTGGCCGCCCAAGTGCAGGGCGCGGGGCTGCTGAGCGACCCGACGACGCTGATGCCGGTGCTCACGTCCGTCACGCGGTCGCTGTCGATCAGCGAGGGCCTGGCGGACGTGCGGGACCTCGCCGGCCTGGCGCTGACGCTGCGCGACGTCGACCCGGCCACGCTGCAGCCGGTGACCGTGCCGGTCGCCGAGGCGCCGCAGGACCGGTACCGCGTGGTGTGGACGTCGCAGGCGCAGGACCTCTGGGACCGGCTGGCGGCCGATCAGCCGCTGACGGACGCGGCGGGCGCCCCGACGGCGGGCGCGACCACGACGACCGGCGCCTGA